From a single Brassica napus cultivar Da-Ae chromosome C9, Da-Ae, whole genome shotgun sequence genomic region:
- the LOC106435872 gene encoding UPF0098 protein CT_736 — MSSEEFRLVSPTIDNEGKLPRKYTKGGQGVKKNISPPLEWYNVPQGTKSLALVVEDIDAPDPSGPLVPWTVWVVVDIPPDMKGLPEGFSGNDEQVAGIREGNNDHKIPGWRGPLMPSHGHRFQFKLFALNDKPNLGHTVTKERLLDAVDGIVLGEAVFTCFA, encoded by the exons ATGTCGAGTGAGGAATTCAGACTTGTGTCGCCGACGATAGACAACGAAGGGAAGCTGCCGAGAAAATATACAAAGGGAGGTCAAGGTGTGAAGAAGAATATCTCTCCTCCTCTtgaatg GTACAACGTTCCCCAAGGTACCAAGTCGCTGGCCTTGGTGGTTGAGGACATAGATGCTCCTGATCCTAGTGGACCTCTCGTGCCGTGGACTGTGTGGGTGGTTGTCGACATTCCGCCGGACATGAAAGGTCTGCCGGAAGGATTTTCTGGCAACGATGAGCAGGTTGCTGGTATTCGAGAAGGGAATAACGATCACAAGATCCCGGGATGGCGTGGGCCTCTCATGCCTAGTCACGGTCATCGTTTCCAGTTCAAGCTCTTTGCTCTCAACGATAAACCCAATCTTGGGCACACG GTGACAAAAGAGAGATTGCTGGATGCTGTTGATGGGATTGTGCTCGGAGAGGCGGTTTTCACATGTTTTGCTTGA